One part of the Dysgonomonadaceae bacterium PH5-43 genome encodes these proteins:
- a CDS encoding threonine/homoserine/homoserine lactone efflux protein (product_source=COG1280; cog=COG1280; pfam=PF01810; transmembrane_helix_parts=Outside_1_4,TMhelix_5_27,Inside_28_39,TMhelix_40_62,Outside_63_71,TMhelix_72_91,Inside_92_111,TMhelix_112_134,Outside_135_148,TMhelix_149_171,Inside_172_183,TMhelix_184_206,Outside_207_212) codes for MFDIIYKGIIIGIFVSAPMGPIGLLCIQRTLNKGRWHGFCSGIGATFSDLIYAIITCMGMGFVISFIENHQSVLQIIGSILLMVFGIYTFRSNPSRNLKKPNLSSSTYYQDIVTAFFLTLSNPFIIFLYIALFARFNFIIPDDKLYSMILGLLGIVSGALLWWFIITYFVSKLRSVFNVRGLWIMNRIIGTIIMILSLIGLFYSIWDMNSLY; via the coding sequence ATGTTCGACATTATATATAAAGGGATAATTATAGGCATATTTGTTTCGGCTCCAATGGGTCCTATAGGCTTGCTTTGTATTCAGCGAACATTAAACAAAGGTAGGTGGCACGGTTTCTGTTCCGGAATAGGGGCTACCTTTTCAGATCTTATCTATGCTATTATAACCTGTATGGGTATGGGGTTTGTAATTAGCTTTATAGAAAACCATCAGTCGGTATTGCAAATAATAGGAAGTATACTGCTAATGGTTTTTGGTATTTATACTTTTAGATCAAATCCTTCTCGAAATTTGAAAAAGCCTAATCTTTCAAGTTCAACATATTATCAAGACATTGTAACCGCTTTTTTTCTGACGTTATCAAATCCTTTTATAATATTCCTTTATATAGCTTTGTTTGCGCGCTTTAACTTTATTATTCCAGACGACAAACTATACTCTATGATATTAGGACTGTTAGGAATAGTTTCAGGAGCTTTGCTTTGGTGGTTTATAATCACTTATTTTGTTAGTAAGTTACGCTCGGTATTTAATGTTCGCGGTCTTTGGATTATGAACAGAATAATAGGAACTATAATAATGATACTATCTCTTATAGGTTTATTCTATTCTATATGGGATATGAATAGTCTTTACTAA
- a CDS encoding large subunit ribosomal protein L32 (product_source=KO:K02911; cog=COG0333; ko=KO:K02911; pfam=PF01783; superfamily=57829; tigrfam=TIGR01031), which produces MAHPKRRVGKTRRDKRRTHYKAELPQLALDPTTGEYHLYHRAHWYEGKLYYKGKVIIDQTVEA; this is translated from the coding sequence ATGGCACACCCTAAACGAAGAGTCGGTAAAACGAGAAGAGACAAAAGAAGAACTCATTACAAAGCAGAACTTCCTCAGTTGGCTTTAGACCCAACAACAGGAGAATATCACTTATATCATAGAGCTCACTGGTACGAAGGAAAGCTATATTACAAAGGAAAAGTAATTATAGACCAAACGGTTGAAGCTTAA
- a CDS encoding arginine decarboxylase (product_source=KO:K01585; cath_funfam=3.20.20.10; cog=COG1166; ko=KO:K01585; pfam=PF02784,PF17810,PF17944; superfamily=50447,51419; tigrfam=TIGR01273): MRKWRIEDSAELYNIHGWGLDYFSINDKGHITVNPKKDAASVDLKELMDELTLRDVSNPVLVRFSDILDNRIEKISNCFKIAAEEYNYTAKNFIIYPIKVNQMRPVVEEIVSHGKKFNIGLEAGSKPELHAVLAINTSSDSLIICNGYKDEDYIKLALLAQKMGKRIFIVVEKLNELKLVTELAKKLKIRPNIGIRIKLASSGSGKWEDSGGDVSKFGLSSSELLDALDFLNKQNMNDCLKLIHFHIGSQITKIRRVKNALREASQFYVQLHNLGYAIDFVDIGGGLGVDYDGTRSSSKESSMNYSIQEYVNDSISTLVDACNKNNIPQPNIITESGRSLTAHHSVLIFQVLGTATLPEWNDNEEVPQDAHELVVEMHKLWDEMNQPRLIETWHDAQQIREESLDLFSLGMLDLKTRAQVEKLYWSIAREVYQMAMDMKHAPEELRKISKMLPDKYFCNFSLFQSLPDSWAIDQVFPIVPISRLEEKPNRTATLQDITCDSDGKIDNFINMKNYTYHLPVHALNKKEPYYIGVFLVGAYQEILGDLHNLFGDTNAVHISVNKDSYQIEQVIDGETVADVLEYVQYNPKKLARTVESWVMSSVKEGKISVEEGREFLSNYRSGLYGYTYLE; this comes from the coding sequence ATGAGAAAATGGAGGATTGAAGACTCTGCCGAACTGTATAACATTCACGGTTGGGGACTTGATTATTTTTCTATTAACGACAAAGGGCATATAACTGTAAATCCTAAAAAAGATGCCGCCTCTGTTGATCTTAAAGAGCTGATGGACGAGCTTACTTTGAGAGATGTTTCAAATCCTGTATTAGTACGCTTTTCTGACATATTAGATAATCGTATCGAAAAGATTTCTAATTGTTTTAAAATTGCAGCAGAAGAATATAACTATACTGCTAAAAACTTTATCATCTACCCTATAAAGGTTAACCAAATGAGACCTGTGGTAGAAGAGATTGTTAGTCACGGCAAGAAATTCAACATTGGTCTTGAAGCGGGTTCTAAACCTGAGCTTCACGCCGTACTTGCAATAAATACAAGCTCCGATTCTCTTATCATTTGCAATGGATATAAAGACGAAGATTATATTAAACTTGCCCTACTCGCTCAAAAGATGGGTAAAAGAATATTTATTGTTGTAGAAAAACTAAACGAATTAAAGTTAGTCACTGAACTTGCTAAAAAACTAAAAATAAGACCTAACATTGGCATACGCATTAAGTTGGCAAGTTCGGGAAGTGGCAAGTGGGAAGATTCAGGAGGCGATGTAAGTAAGTTCGGTTTATCTTCGAGCGAGCTTCTTGATGCTTTAGATTTTCTGAACAAACAAAATATGAACGACTGCCTAAAACTCATTCATTTCCATATAGGTAGTCAAATTACTAAAATTAGAAGAGTAAAGAATGCTCTTAGAGAGGCTTCTCAATTCTATGTTCAGCTTCACAACTTAGGATATGCTATTGACTTTGTTGATATTGGCGGTGGCTTAGGTGTTGATTATGATGGAACTCGTTCTTCAAGCAAAGAGAGTAGCATGAACTATTCTATTCAAGAATATGTAAACGACTCAATATCTACATTAGTTGATGCTTGTAACAAAAACAATATTCCTCAACCTAATATAATTACAGAATCTGGAAGATCTCTTACGGCTCATCACTCGGTTCTGATATTTCAAGTATTGGGCACCGCTACCCTACCCGAGTGGAACGATAATGAAGAAGTGCCTCAAGATGCACACGAATTAGTTGTTGAAATGCACAAACTATGGGACGAGATGAACCAACCTCGACTTATAGAAACTTGGCACGATGCACAACAAATACGTGAAGAATCTTTAGACTTATTCAGTCTCGGAATGCTCGACCTTAAAACAAGGGCTCAAGTAGAAAAACTGTATTGGTCTATCGCTCGTGAAGTTTATCAAATGGCTATGGATATGAAACACGCTCCTGAAGAGCTTCGTAAAATATCTAAAATGCTTCCCGATAAATACTTCTGCAACTTCTCTTTGTTTCAGTCGCTACCAGACTCTTGGGCTATAGATCAGGTATTCCCTATTGTTCCAATATCAAGACTGGAAGAAAAACCAAATCGCACAGCAACTCTTCAAGATATAACTTGCGACTCTGATGGCAAGATAGATAACTTCATTAATATGAAGAACTATACCTACCATCTACCAGTTCACGCTCTTAATAAAAAAGAACCTTATTATATAGGTGTATTTTTAGTTGGAGCTTATCAAGAAATATTAGGCGACTTACACAATCTTTTCGGAGATACTAATGCTGTGCATATATCTGTTAATAAAGACAGTTATCAGATAGAGCAAGTTATTGACGGTGAAACAGTAGCCGATGTATTGGAGTATGTACAATACAACCCTAAAAAGTTGGCTCGCACAGTTGAATCGTGGGTTATGTCATCTGTAAAAGAAGGAAAAATAAGCGTAGAAGAAGGACGTGAGTTTCTATCAAACTATCGTTCTGGATTGTATGGTTATACTTACTTAGAGTAA
- a CDS encoding uncharacterized metal-binding protein YceD (DUF177 family) (product_source=COG1399; cog=COG1399; pfam=PF02620): protein MGKFDKYKIDLKGIRQDSVEYEYLLDSQFFTDIEGEDIQKGKVETLLTISKIDEFSFSFDFQFNGSIAISCDRCLDDMNFPIDTTSRLVVKLGEDYSEESDDIVTIPEKEGIINIAWFLYEFIALEIPIKHVHAPGKCNKQMAAKLKKHTAKSVDEDDEAFDIDEDVIITDNDTEDTDPRWDELKKLKDNNNLKNK from the coding sequence GTGGGAAAGTTTGATAAATATAAGATAGACTTAAAAGGTATTCGACAAGACTCTGTTGAGTATGAATACTTATTGGATAGTCAGTTCTTTACAGACATAGAAGGAGAAGACATACAGAAAGGAAAAGTAGAAACTTTACTTACCATTAGTAAGATAGACGAATTTTCATTTAGTTTCGACTTTCAATTCAATGGCTCTATAGCAATTAGTTGTGATAGATGTTTAGATGATATGAACTTCCCCATCGACACCACATCAAGGCTGGTTGTTAAATTAGGAGAAGATTACTCCGAAGAAAGTGATGATATTGTTACTATCCCAGAGAAAGAGGGAATAATAAACATCGCTTGGTTTTTGTATGAGTTTATAGCACTCGAAATACCTATTAAGCACGTTCACGCTCCAGGTAAATGCAATAAACAAATGGCTGCAAAACTAAAAAAACATACAGCTAAATCTGTAGATGAAGACGATGAAGCTTTTGACATAGATGAAGATGTAATAATTACAGACAATGATACAGAGGATACAGATCCTCGTTGGGACGAATTAAAGAAATTAAAAGACAATAATAACTTAAAAAACAAATAA
- a CDS encoding GTP-binding protein Era (product_source=KO:K03595; cath_funfam=3.30.300.20,3.40.50.300; cog=COG1159; ko=KO:K03595; pfam=PF01926,PF07650; smart=SM00382; superfamily=52540; tigrfam=TIGR00436) — MTQHKSGFVNIVGNPNVGKSTLMNLLVGEKISIITSKAQTTRHRIMGIVNTDDMQVVYSDTPGVLRPNYKLQENMLNFSESALNDADVLVYVTDVIEKIDKNNFFLQKVAKVESPLFLVINKIDLLSGQKDLEKKVDEWKEIFPKAEIVPISATNKFNVDYLKKRIETLIPESPPYFDKDAMTDKPARFFVTEIIREKIFLYYQKEVPYSTEVIVELFKEAEELIHIKAVVIVERNSQKGIIIGDKGQALKKVGSMARKDIERFFDKKVFLEIFVKVEKDWRSRDNMLRSFGYKLE; from the coding sequence ATGACCCAGCATAAGTCAGGTTTTGTAAATATTGTAGGCAACCCAAATGTGGGAAAATCTACATTAATGAATTTACTTGTTGGAGAGAAGATTTCAATAATAACTTCTAAAGCTCAAACTACGCGCCATCGTATTATGGGTATAGTTAATACCGACGATATGCAAGTGGTATACTCCGACACTCCTGGCGTATTACGTCCGAATTATAAACTACAAGAGAATATGCTGAACTTCTCTGAGTCGGCTCTTAACGATGCCGATGTTCTGGTTTATGTTACAGATGTAATAGAAAAAATAGATAAAAACAATTTCTTCCTTCAAAAAGTAGCTAAAGTTGAGTCGCCTCTATTTTTAGTTATTAATAAGATAGATCTTCTTTCAGGACAAAAAGACCTTGAAAAGAAGGTTGATGAATGGAAAGAAATTTTCCCTAAAGCAGAAATTGTTCCTATATCGGCAACTAATAAGTTCAATGTCGATTATTTGAAGAAAAGAATAGAGACTCTTATTCCTGAGTCTCCTCCTTACTTCGACAAAGATGCAATGACCGATAAACCTGCACGCTTCTTTGTTACTGAAATAATAAGAGAGAAAATTTTCCTTTATTATCAAAAAGAGGTTCCCTACTCTACCGAAGTTATAGTAGAGTTATTCAAAGAAGCAGAAGAACTTATTCATATTAAAGCCGTTGTGATTGTTGAACGCAACTCTCAAAAGGGTATAATAATAGGCGACAAAGGGCAAGCCTTAAAGAAAGTTGGCTCTATGGCAAGAAAAGACATAGAACGCTTTTTCGACAAGAAGGTTTTCCTTGAAATTTTTGTAAAAGTTGAAAAAGACTGGAGAAGCAGAGATAATATGCTTCGCAGTTTTGGATATAAACTTGAATAA
- a CDS encoding two-component system, sporulation sensor kinase D (product_source=KO:K13532; cath_funfam=1.10.287.130,3.30.565.10; cog=COG2205; ko=KO:K13532; pfam=PF02518; smart=SM00387; superfamily=47384,55874; transmembrane_helix_parts=Inside_1_6,TMhelix_7_29,Outside_30_152,TMhelix_153_175,Inside_176_395): MKEKRFKYFFIITAIVISIASMWITNVLVSELKEEERKKMELWTESVALISKQAIKEASSTSSSTADQDAFNNYDKLITKFIEDNTTIPVILADEYGNAISVRNIESDKLNDPDFIEKKIKSFQKKREPLVIEFDEDFINYVYYDDSSVLKQLQWFPFVQLGVVGIFIIVSFLALNSTKKAEQNKVWVGLSKETAHQLGTPISSLMAWVEYLKTKDTDITLLNEMDKDVQRLSIIAERFSKIGSNPEPEAMNIQEALANAVGYIERRISSKVEITINYPQEPIDVLLNESLFGWSIENIIKNAVDAMDGQGKINIDTHIKGKKLIIDISDTGKGIPKSKFDTIFKPGYTTKKRGWGLGLSLVKRIIESYLKGNIYIYKSELGKGTTFRIELNRYL, from the coding sequence TTGAAAGAAAAGAGATTCAAATATTTTTTCATAATCACGGCAATAGTAATTTCTATTGCCTCTATGTGGATTACTAATGTTCTTGTAAGCGAATTAAAAGAAGAAGAACGCAAGAAGATGGAGCTATGGACTGAATCGGTTGCTCTTATTTCTAAACAAGCAATAAAAGAAGCTTCCAGCACCAGCTCAAGCACGGCAGACCAAGATGCGTTTAATAACTACGATAAGCTTATCACTAAATTCATAGAAGACAACACAACTATCCCCGTCATACTCGCTGACGAATATGGCAATGCTATTTCTGTAAGAAATATTGAATCGGACAAATTAAACGACCCTGATTTTATAGAAAAGAAAATAAAAAGCTTTCAAAAGAAAAGAGAACCTTTAGTTATTGAGTTTGACGAAGACTTTATCAACTATGTTTATTACGACGACTCAAGCGTATTAAAACAACTACAATGGTTCCCTTTTGTACAATTAGGAGTAGTTGGCATATTTATTATTGTTTCGTTTTTAGCCCTAAACAGCACAAAGAAAGCAGAACAAAACAAAGTTTGGGTGGGTTTATCAAAAGAAACAGCACATCAATTAGGAACTCCAATATCTTCTCTTATGGCTTGGGTGGAGTATCTAAAAACTAAAGACACCGACATAACTCTCTTGAACGAAATGGATAAAGACGTTCAGAGATTAAGCATTATAGCAGAAAGATTTTCTAAAATAGGTTCAAACCCTGAGCCTGAGGCTATGAATATACAAGAAGCTCTTGCAAATGCAGTAGGATATATTGAACGTAGAATATCTTCTAAAGTTGAGATAACAATAAACTACCCACAAGAACCTATAGATGTATTATTAAACGAATCTTTATTTGGTTGGAGCATAGAAAACATAATAAAAAATGCCGTTGATGCAATGGACGGACAAGGTAAAATTAATATAGATACACACATAAAAGGCAAGAAGTTAATTATAGACATATCGGACACAGGAAAAGGAATACCTAAATCTAAATTCGACACAATATTCAAACCTGGATATACAACCAAAAAACGAGGTTGGGGATTAGGTTTATCTTTAGTAAAACGAATTATAGAATCATATCTCAAAGGAAATATATACATATACAAATCAGAATTAGGCAAAGGAACAACTTTTAGAATAGAACTTAATCGCTATCTTTAG
- a CDS encoding 3-oxoacyl-[acyl-carrier-protein] synthase-3 (product_source=KO:K00648; cath_funfam=3.40.47.10; cog=COG0332; ko=KO:K00648; pfam=PF08541,PF08545; superfamily=53901; tigrfam=TIGR00747): MSKLHATITAVGGYVPNYRLTNEEISKKVDTSDEWITKRIGIKERRILKPEEGCGVTYLAEKALENLKLKHDFNPLEIEAVVFATSTPDYILPNSSSLIAAKAGMTNAFGIDVSAACSGFLYGLEVAESFIASGKYKKVMVFAGDVLSTVTDELDRNTCAIFADGCGCALLEATTEDYGFIDSILRSEGNVEHLHLYAGGSVNPASHETVDKRLHYIEQDGKVVFKHAVSSMADTCDELIKRNNLSKEDITWIVPHQANLRIIDAVANRLGVSTDKVMINIETYGNTSAGTVPLCLWDWEDKLRKGDNIILTAFGAGFTWGATFIKWGYDPA, translated from the coding sequence ATGAGTAAACTTCATGCAACAATAACAGCCGTTGGAGGATATGTACCAAACTATCGTCTGACTAATGAAGAAATATCAAAAAAAGTTGATACTTCTGATGAGTGGATAACTAAACGTATCGGTATTAAAGAACGAAGAATATTAAAACCTGAAGAAGGTTGTGGTGTTACTTATCTTGCCGAGAAGGCATTAGAAAACTTAAAGCTAAAACACGATTTTAATCCTCTTGAAATTGAAGCTGTTGTTTTCGCAACATCTACCCCAGACTATATTCTTCCTAATTCATCTTCTTTAATTGCCGCAAAAGCAGGTATGACTAATGCTTTTGGAATTGACGTAAGTGCTGCTTGTAGTGGTTTCTTATACGGACTTGAAGTGGCTGAAAGCTTTATAGCTTCAGGTAAATATAAAAAAGTTATGGTTTTTGCAGGAGATGTTTTATCTACTGTAACTGACGAATTAGACCGTAACACTTGTGCTATATTTGCAGATGGTTGTGGCTGCGCTTTATTAGAAGCAACTACCGAAGATTATGGATTTATAGATTCTATTCTTCGCTCAGAAGGAAATGTAGAACATCTTCATTTATATGCTGGAGGTTCTGTTAATCCTGCTTCTCACGAGACTGTAGACAAACGTCTTCACTACATAGAACAAGACGGCAAGGTTGTTTTCAAACATGCTGTATCAAGTATGGCTGACACTTGCGATGAGTTGATAAAAAGAAATAATCTTTCAAAAGAAGATATTACTTGGATTGTTCCTCACCAAGCCAACTTACGCATAATAGATGCTGTTGCTAATAGATTAGGGGTATCTACCGACAAGGTAATGATAAACATTGAAACTTATGGCAACACAAGTGCTGGCACAGTTCCTCTTTGCTTGTGGGATTGGGAAGACAAACTTCGCAAGGGAGACAATATAATACTTACAGCATTTGGTGCAGGCTTTACTTGGGGAGCAACATTTATAAAATGGGGATATGACCCAGCATAA
- a CDS encoding malate dehydrogenase (product_source=KO:K00024; cath_funfam=3.40.50.720,3.90.110.10; cog=COG0039; ko=KO:K00024; pfam=PF00056,PF02866; superfamily=51735,56327; tigrfam=TIGR01763), whose translation MAKVTVVGAGNVGATCADVLAYKKIADTVVMLDVKQGVAEGKAIDMQQAAQTLGFETNVVGVTNDYAATANSDVVIVTSGIPRKPGMTREELIGTNANIVKSVVSQCLEYSPNAVFVIISNPMDTMTYLTLKATGLPKNRVIGMGGALDSSRFKYYLKEALKANPSQVEGMVIGGHGDTTMIPLKRLATYNGIPVSEILDEATLDKVAADTMVGGATLTGLLGTSAWYAPGASGAYVAEAIINDYKRLIPSCVYLEGEYGQNDICIGVPAIIGRNGVEAIVDVKLNDEEKALFEKSADAVRKTNEVLKEIKAL comes from the coding sequence ATGGCAAAAGTAACCGTTGTTGGAGCAGGTAATGTTGGTGCAACCTGCGCAGATGTATTAGCTTATAAGAAAATAGCTGATACTGTAGTGATGCTTGACGTTAAGCAAGGAGTAGCAGAAGGTAAAGCAATAGATATGCAACAAGCTGCTCAAACTTTAGGTTTTGAGACTAATGTTGTTGGTGTTACAAACGATTATGCAGCTACTGCAAACTCTGATGTAGTTATCGTAACTTCAGGTATTCCTCGTAAACCAGGTATGACTCGCGAAGAGCTTATCGGAACTAACGCTAACATCGTTAAAAGTGTAGTGTCTCAGTGTTTAGAGTATTCTCCAAACGCAGTGTTTGTGATAATCTCTAACCCTATGGATACAATGACTTACCTAACTCTTAAAGCTACTGGTCTTCCTAAGAATAGAGTTATTGGTATGGGAGGTGCTTTAGATAGCTCTCGTTTCAAATACTATTTGAAAGAAGCTTTGAAGGCTAATCCTTCTCAAGTTGAAGGTATGGTTATCGGTGGACACGGCGATACAACAATGATTCCTCTAAAACGTTTAGCTACATATAACGGTATTCCAGTTTCTGAAATACTTGACGAAGCTACTTTAGACAAAGTTGCTGCCGACACAATGGTAGGTGGTGCTACTCTTACAGGTTTATTAGGAACTTCAGCTTGGTATGCGCCAGGTGCTTCAGGAGCTTATGTTGCAGAAGCTATCATTAACGACTACAAACGTTTAATACCTTCTTGTGTTTACTTAGAAGGAGAATACGGACAAAACGATATTTGTATCGGAGTTCCTGCTATTATAGGTCGCAACGGAGTAGAAGCTATCGTAGACGTGAAACTTAACGACGAAGAAAAAGCTTTGTTCGAAAAGAGTGCAGACGCAGTTCGCAAAACAAATGAAGTGTTGAAAGAAATTAAAGCACTATAA
- a CDS encoding GTP-binding protein (product_source=KO:K03977; cath_funfam=3.30.300.20,3.40.50.300; cog=COG1160; ko=KO:K03977; pfam=PF01926,PF14714; smart=SM00382; superfamily=52540; tigrfam=TIGR03594), producing MGNIVAIVGRPNVGKSTLFNRLTKSRQAIVNEEAGTTRDRQYGKSEWCGQEFSVIDTGGWVLNSEDVFEEEINKQVKIAIEEADVILFLVDVANGITDLDMQVASMLRRGKKPVIVVSNKADTFEMHSLSAEFYSLGLGDPYNISAINGSGTGDMLDVLVTKFTKKAEEIVEEDVPKIAIVGRPNAGKSSLLNAFIGEERNIVTDIAGTTRDSIYTMYDKFGLKFYLVDTAGIRKKGKVNEDLEYYSVIRAIRSIESSDVCVLMIDATRGVEAQDMNIFSLVQKNKKGLVIVINKWDLVENKGNNTIKTFENAILERIAPFTDVPIIFSSALNKQRIFKILEVAKEVYDIRKTKISTHKLNETLLPIIERTPPPMNKGKVVKIKYITQLPNTAVPSFVFFCNLPQWVKEPYKRFLENQIRKHWDLKGTPINIFMREK from the coding sequence ATGGGTAATATAGTAGCAATAGTAGGTCGTCCTAACGTAGGGAAGTCTACATTATTTAATAGATTAACTAAAAGTCGTCAGGCTATTGTTAATGAAGAAGCAGGAACTACTCGCGACCGCCAGTACGGCAAGTCGGAATGGTGTGGGCAAGAGTTTTCTGTAATAGATACAGGCGGTTGGGTTCTTAACTCTGAAGATGTATTTGAAGAAGAAATAAACAAACAAGTTAAGATAGCCATAGAAGAAGCTGATGTAATTCTTTTCTTAGTTGATGTAGCAAACGGCATTACCGATTTAGATATGCAGGTGGCTTCTATGCTTCGCAGAGGCAAGAAACCTGTTATAGTTGTATCTAATAAGGCAGACACTTTTGAAATGCATTCTCTATCTGCCGAGTTTTATTCTTTAGGCTTAGGCGATCCTTATAATATTTCAGCCATCAATGGTTCTGGAACTGGTGATATGCTTGACGTTCTTGTTACCAAATTTACAAAAAAGGCAGAAGAAATTGTAGAAGAAGATGTTCCTAAGATTGCTATTGTAGGTCGTCCTAATGCAGGAAAGTCGTCGCTTCTCAATGCTTTTATTGGCGAAGAACGTAATATAGTAACTGATATAGCGGGCACTACCCGTGATTCTATCTATACTATGTATGATAAGTTTGGCTTAAAGTTTTACTTAGTTGATACTGCTGGTATTCGTAAAAAAGGGAAAGTTAATGAAGACTTAGAGTACTACTCTGTTATTCGTGCTATTCGCTCTATTGAAAGCTCTGATGTTTGTGTGCTAATGATTGATGCAACAAGAGGAGTAGAAGCTCAGGATATGAATATCTTCTCTTTGGTACAGAAAAACAAGAAAGGTTTGGTTATTGTAATCAACAAATGGGACTTAGTAGAGAATAAGGGAAACAATACTATCAAGACTTTCGAGAACGCAATATTAGAACGTATAGCTCCGTTTACTGATGTGCCTATTATCTTTTCTTCGGCATTAAACAAGCAACGTATCTTCAAAATTCTGGAGGTAGCCAAAGAAGTTTACGATATTCGCAAAACAAAGATTTCTACACATAAACTCAACGAAACTCTTCTTCCTATTATAGAGAGAACTCCTCCTCCAATGAATAAGGGCAAAGTGGTTAAGATTAAATATATTACTCAGTTACCCAACACTGCGGTACCAAGTTTTGTATTTTTCTGTAATTTACCACAATGGGTAAAAGAGCCTTACAAACGATTTCTTGAAAATCAGATAAGAAAACATTGGGACCTTAAAGGTACTCCAATAAATATATTTATGAGAGAGAAATAA
- a CDS encoding exodeoxyribonuclease-3 (product_source=KO:K01142; cath_funfam=3.60.10.10; cog=COG0708; ko=KO:K01142; pfam=PF03372; superfamily=56219; tigrfam=TIGR00633): MKIISFNLNGIRAAISKGLFDWLETESPDVFCIQETKAQPEQIDVMTFKSLGYEYNLIHSAQKKGYSGVAIFSKNKPDNYSIGMGHELFDSEGRVIRADFGDITVVCVYIPSGTTGDIRQAVKMEFLEAFTQYLLELRKERPNLIICGDYNICHKAIDINHPERHTKTSGFLPEERQWFDELIEYGFVDSFREFNQEAEQYSWWSYRSNAREKNLGWRIDYHIVTDALKERLKHAEIQPQIMFSDHSPVIVEIKD; encoded by the coding sequence ATGAAAATAATATCGTTCAACCTAAACGGAATACGGGCAGCTATAAGCAAAGGACTTTTTGACTGGTTAGAAACAGAAAGTCCTGATGTGTTTTGCATACAAGAAACCAAAGCTCAACCCGAACAGATAGACGTAATGACTTTCAAAAGTTTAGGTTATGAATACAACTTAATACATTCGGCACAGAAAAAAGGATATAGTGGCGTTGCTATATTTAGCAAAAACAAACCCGACAACTATTCCATCGGTATGGGACACGAATTGTTCGATAGCGAAGGAAGAGTTATTCGTGCCGACTTTGGCGACATCACTGTTGTTTGTGTTTATATACCCTCTGGCACAACTGGAGATATAAGACAAGCTGTTAAGATGGAGTTTCTCGAAGCTTTCACTCAATATTTATTGGAATTAAGGAAGGAAAGACCTAACCTTATTATATGTGGAGATTATAATATTTGCCACAAAGCAATAGATATTAACCACCCTGAGCGACATACTAAAACATCTGGATTTCTACCTGAAGAAAGACAATGGTTTGACGAACTAATAGAGTATGGTTTTGTAGATTCGTTCAGAGAATTTAATCAAGAAGCCGAACAATATAGTTGGTGGAGCTACAGAAGCAATGCCAGAGAAAAAAACTTAGGCTGGAGAATAGATTATCATATAGTAACAGACGCTCTTAAAGAGCGACTAAAGCACGCTGAAATACAACCGCAGATTATGTTCTCCGACCATTCTCCTGTAATCGTAGAAATTAAAGATTGA